One genomic segment of Desmodus rotundus isolate HL8 chromosome 5, HLdesRot8A.1, whole genome shotgun sequence includes these proteins:
- the LOC112297704 gene encoding large ribosomal subunit protein eL39: MSSHKTFRIKRFLAKKQKQNRPIPQWIRMKTGNKISYNSKRRHWRRTKLGL, encoded by the coding sequence ATGTCTTCTCACAAGACTTTCAGGATCAAGAGGTTCCTGgccaagaaacaaaagcagaatcGGCCCATTCCCCAATGGATTCGGATGAAAACTGGTAATAAAATTAGTTACAACTCCAAGAGGAGACATTGGAGACGAACCAAACTGGGTCTATAA